The DNA window CGCCAAAAAATTCCGCTTCGAGACCTTCCTCGGCGCCTTCAAGTACTACACCAGCTATACGCTCAAAACCTTCGACGGCAAGCGCTATCTGGAACGCTACGAAGATCGGGTGTGCATGGTGGCGATGACGCTGGCGGCGGGCGATACCGCCCTGGCGCAGGATCTGGTGGAGGAGATGATTTCCGGCCGCTTCCAGCCGGCCACGCCGACCTTCCTCAACTGCGGCAAACGCCAGCGCGGCGAACTGGTCTCCTGCTTCCTGCTGCGCATCGAAGACAATATGGAATCGATCGGCCGGGCGGTGAACTCCGCGCTGCAGCTGTCGAAACGCGGCGGCGGCGTGGCCTTCCTGCTGAGCAATATTCGCGAAGTGGGCGCGCCGATCAAGCGCATCGAAAACCAGTCTTCCGGCGTCATTCCGATCATGAAAATGCTCGAAGACGCCTTCTCCTACGCCAACCAGCTCGGCGCGCGCCAGGGAGCCGGCGCGGTGTATCTCAACGCCCACCACCCGGACATTCTGCGTTTTCTCGACACCAAGCGGGAAAACGCCGACGAGAAGATCCGCATCAAAACGCTGTCACTGGGGGTGGTGATCCCGGATATCACCTTCGAGCTGGCGAAGAACAACGAAGAGATGTACCTGTTCTCGCCCTACGACGTCGAGCGGGTGTATGGCTTGCCGCTGTCTGAAATCAGCGTCAGTGAAAAATACCGCGAGATGGTGGACGACAAGCGCATCCGCAAGTCGCGCATCAACGCGCGCGAGTTCTTCCAGGTGCTGGCGGAGATCCAGTTCGAATCCGGCTACCCGTATGTCATGTTCGAGGACACGGTTAACCGAGAGAACCCGATCGCCGGTCGCATCAACATGAGCAACCTGTGTTCGGAGATCCTGCAGGTCAACCGCGCCAGCACGTATCATGAGGATCTGAGCTACGATCGCATCGGCAAGGACATCTCCTGCAACCTCGGCTCGCTGAACATCGCCAAAACCATGGACGCGCCGGACTTCGGCAAGGCGATCGAGACCGCGATCCGCGCGCTGACCGCGGTGGCCGACATGAGCGACATCCGCTCGGTGCCCTCGATCGCTGAAGGCAACCGCAGCGCCCGCGCCATCGGTCTGGGCCAGATGAACCTGCACGGTTACCTGGCGCGCGAGCGCATCTTCTACGGCTCGGAAGAAGGCATCGACTTCACCAATCTCTATTTCTATACCGTGGCCTATCACGCCATCCGCGCCTCGAATCGGCTGGCGATCGAACGCGGCGGCACGTTCGACGGCTTTGAGCACTCTC is part of the Serratia surfactantfaciens genome and encodes:
- the nrdE gene encoding class 1b ribonucleoside-diphosphate reductase subunit alpha yields the protein MATTELTRPETGALDYHSLNAMLNLYDAEGRIQFDKDRLAARQYFLQHVNQNTVFFHNLEEKLRYLVEEGYYEPQVLAQYEFPFIKQLFQQAYAKKFRFETFLGAFKYYTSYTLKTFDGKRYLERYEDRVCMVAMTLAAGDTALAQDLVEEMISGRFQPATPTFLNCGKRQRGELVSCFLLRIEDNMESIGRAVNSALQLSKRGGGVAFLLSNIREVGAPIKRIENQSSGVIPIMKMLEDAFSYANQLGARQGAGAVYLNAHHPDILRFLDTKRENADEKIRIKTLSLGVVIPDITFELAKNNEEMYLFSPYDVERVYGLPLSEISVSEKYREMVDDKRIRKSRINAREFFQVLAEIQFESGYPYVMFEDTVNRENPIAGRINMSNLCSEILQVNRASTYHEDLSYDRIGKDISCNLGSLNIAKTMDAPDFGKAIETAIRALTAVADMSDIRSVPSIAEGNRSARAIGLGQMNLHGYLARERIFYGSEEGIDFTNLYFYTVAYHAIRASNRLAIERGGTFDGFEHSRYASGEYFDKYTERDWLPQTERVRELFAAAGIAIPGRDEWRALRQSVMMHGLYNQNLQAVPPTGSISYINNATSSIHPIVSRIEIRKEGKIGRVYYPAPYMTNDNLAYYQDAYEIGPEKIIDTYAAATQHVDQGLSLTLFFRDTATTRDINRAQIYAWRKGIKTIYYIRLRQMALEGTEVQGCVSCSL